A genome region from Actinomycetota bacterium includes the following:
- a CDS encoding SpoIID/LytB domain-containing protein: protein MPVRSSLDGSPKLILLLVIAIFILVLPNYALASDYIFKGHGWGHGVGMCQWGAKGMAEAGYSYQQILSHYYQRTQIESRNTEILIKIGVLTDQTSVEIRGVKANAGSGYFNIRDGSPGGNVIATAGPDENWKVQSNGLGQCQIFNPSGNLVGTFPGPIYFAPFGYTPGDGNVGDDTILDVLGAHLYRGYLVVKLINGRLTVINELPLEQYLWGISEMPSSWHLEALKAQACAARMYALANLGKHGSDYDLCASIHCQVYIGYEKESSYKGSNWVSAVGATRGQVITYNGNLIKAYYHSTCGGHTENNENIWGGTPLPYLRGVPCEFCSVSPHHSWQVCMSAADVQGRLGSYVKGDLLDIQITSRGVSGRVISANIIGSQGVTEVGGGSLRSHLGLKSTLIDSISHKIFHLWGNTCYGTAVAISKAGWPSSKVVILARGDHFADALAASPLAYTFRDDPNVNCPIPVLLTDPNYLSPEILQEMRRLGTKIAIILGGPGAISKGVEEELKANGIVPDRIWQHTSYGTAADVARRMKINSENFGLSPPTTAIITTGENFPDALVVSSPAAANNMPILLTKPTLIPPETLQVLQDLGIKNLIIVGGPGAVHPDVERYLRERGYNILTRLWGADQYQTAVKIATEGNGYFHFSSPGSVFITRGDHFTDGLVGGALASRMNPAPILLVEPDKVPEATRSFLVTHKSLIYRVYLLGGPGAVSAIVQDGIDGCLR from the coding sequence ATGCCGGTGAGATCGTCCCTAGACGGGTCTCCGAAGTTGATTCTTTTGTTGGTCATAGCAATATTCATCCTGGTTCTTCCGAACTATGCCCTGGCTTCGGATTATATCTTTAAGGGTCATGGTTGGGGTCACGGCGTGGGCATGTGTCAGTGGGGTGCAAAGGGAATGGCCGAAGCAGGATATAGTTACCAGCAAATATTGAGCCATTACTATCAGCGAACTCAGATTGAATCCAGAAACACCGAAATTCTTATCAAAATTGGGGTATTAACTGATCAAACCTCTGTCGAGATAAGAGGGGTGAAAGCAAACGCGGGGAGTGGCTATTTCAACATTCGGGATGGTTCACCTGGAGGCAATGTTATTGCCACCGCCGGTCCCGATGAAAACTGGAAGGTTCAAAGCAACGGTCTTGGTCAATGCCAGATTTTTAATCCAAGTGGCAATTTGGTGGGCACTTTTCCCGGTCCCATATATTTTGCACCTTTTGGATACACACCTGGTGACGGGAATGTTGGTGACGATACCATCCTCGACGTACTTGGAGCTCATCTATATCGGGGTTATCTCGTCGTTAAGCTGATAAATGGCAGGTTAACGGTTATAAACGAACTTCCTTTGGAGCAATATTTGTGGGGAATATCAGAGATGCCTTCGAGTTGGCACTTAGAGGCGCTTAAGGCTCAAGCATGTGCTGCTCGAATGTATGCTTTAGCCAATCTAGGGAAACACGGAAGCGATTATGACCTTTGTGCCTCTATCCATTGCCAAGTCTACATAGGGTACGAAAAAGAAAGTTCTTATAAGGGTTCTAATTGGGTTTCAGCCGTTGGCGCTACAAGGGGTCAAGTTATCACCTACAATGGGAATTTGATAAAAGCTTATTATCACTCCACCTGTGGTGGTCACACGGAGAATAATGAGAATATTTGGGGTGGTACTCCTCTTCCTTATTTGCGCGGTGTTCCCTGTGAATTTTGTTCTGTATCGCCTCATCATTCATGGCAGGTGTGCATGTCCGCTGCCGATGTCCAAGGTAGGTTAGGCTCTTATGTTAAGGGGGATCTTTTAGATATCCAGATTACCAGCCGAGGTGTTTCGGGTAGAGTGATCTCAGCAAATATCATTGGATCTCAGGGTGTGACCGAAGTCGGTGGAGGGAGTTTGAGGTCTCACCTGGGACTCAAAAGCACTCTAATTGATTCAATCTCTCACAAGATCTTTCACTTGTGGGGCAACACCTGCTATGGAACCGCTGTTGCCATCTCGAAAGCTGGTTGGCCGAGCTCCAAGGTGGTTATCCTGGCAAGAGGGGACCACTTCGCCGATGCCCTGGCCGCTTCACCCCTCGCCTACACCTTCAGGGACGATCCCAACGTCAACTGCCCCATACCCGTGCTCCTCACCGATCCCAATTACCTCTCCCCAGAGATCTTACAGGAGATGAGGAGACTGGGAACCAAGATAGCCATAATCCTGGGAGGGCCCGGTGCCATCTCAAAAGGCGTCGAGGAGGAACTGAAGGCGAATGGAATAGTTCCGGACAGGATATGGCAGCATACTTCCTACGGAACCGCAGCCGATGTGGCCAGGAGGATGAAGATAAACTCCGAAAACTTCGGCCTCTCCCCACCAACCACAGCGATCATCACCACCGGAGAAAACTTCCCAGATGCCCTTGTAGTTTCCTCACCCGCGGCGGCCAACAACATGCCCATCCTGCTTACCAAGCCTACTTTGATTCCACCCGAGACCTTACAGGTCCTGCAGGACTTGGGGATCAAAAACCTGATCATCGTGGGAGGACCCGGTGCCGTCCACCCTGATGTGGAAAGGTATTTGAGGGAAAGGGGATACAACATATTGACCAGACTCTGGGGAGCTGACCAATACCAAACCGCGGTGAAGATCGCCACCGAAGGAAATGGATACTTCCACTTCTCCTCACCTGGATCGGTCTTCATCACTAGGGGAGACCACTTCACCGATGGTCTCGTCGGAGGAGCCCTCGCATCCAGGATGAACCCCGCACCCATACTTTTAGTTGAGCCTGACAAAGTTCCTGAGGCAACTCGCTCCTTTTTAGTAACCCATAAATCTCTCATCTACAGGGTCTATCTCTTGGGCGGACCCGGTGCTGTTTCCGCCATCGTTCAGGATGGCATCGATGGATGCCTTCGGTAG
- a CDS encoding glycosyltransferase family 2 protein, which yields MKLSVIIPAYNEEQTIKEIIRRVQAVKIDKEIIVVDDGSIDGTTEILKQLRESNSEIKVHFCPKNRGKGAAIKAGLSYVTGNIVLIQDADLELNPEEYHNLIKPIVKGEAKVIYGSRFRKKIDGLSLYTYLGNKIVTLATNLLYRIKLTDQATGYKVFATDVIKSISLECDGFEFCSEVTAKARRLGYDIAEVPISYFPRARQAGKKVRWQDGFKALYTLLKYRFARIKSIKAN from the coding sequence TTGAAGCTTTCGGTTATAATACCAGCGTACAATGAAGAACAGACGATAAAGGAGATTATTCGACGAGTACAAGCTGTTAAAATCGATAAGGAAATCATTGTGGTGGATGATGGTTCAATCGACGGCACCACGGAGATATTAAAACAACTAAGGGAATCTAATAGCGAAATTAAAGTGCACTTTTGTCCCAAAAATAGAGGCAAGGGAGCGGCCATTAAAGCTGGTTTAAGCTATGTTACGGGGAATATTGTGCTCATTCAAGATGCCGATTTAGAGTTAAATCCCGAGGAATATCACAATTTAATTAAGCCTATAGTTAAGGGAGAGGCTAAAGTGATTTATGGTTCTCGCTTCCGAAAAAAGATCGACGGACTTTCTTTGTACACCTATCTTGGCAATAAGATTGTCACTCTCGCAACCAATTTGTTATATCGAATAAAATTGACGGATCAAGCCACGGGTTATAAAGTTTTTGCAACCGATGTAATAAAGAGTATCTCATTGGAGTGTGATGGTTTTGAGTTCTGCAGCGAGGTAACGGCAAAAGCAAGGAGGTTGGGTTACGATATTGCGGAGGTTCCCATCTCTTATTTTCCAAGGGCGAGGCAAGCTGGGAAGAAGGTTCGGTGGCAGGATGGTTTCAAGGCGTTATATACGCTATTAAAATATAGGTTTGCGAGGATTAAAAGCATCAAAGCCAATTAA